The stretch of DNA CAGAGTCAACGCCGCCCGCGCCGTCATCGTAGTCCGCGTAAATGTAAACTTTGCGGTCGTTGCCGGAGACGAGGAAATTGCAGCTGTCGTAAAAACCTTGTTGCGCAACGGGCAAGTCCATTGAGGCAATGGCCAGCGGGTTGCCCGTACTGCCGGTGTGCGGACGATAAACGCGGACCGCGTTGGACGCGATCGGCTGGCTGGGCGTCACGCCGACGGAAGGCTGGACGAAGCCGCCCACAGGCTCGGCATCGAGCTCTGTGCTCAGTTGAAATGTGCCGTAGCCGGTGGTCAGCGCACCACTAGCGGGCAACCCGGAGGTCGTCTGGTCGTCCCAGGCGTAGGTTCGGCTGCTGCCCGTGCCCGGGGAGTGCTCATCGAAGACTTGGTGGACCAGACGGCCGCCGAGATTCCAGTCGCCAGGCGGGTCGTAGAGGAAGGCGTGATCGGCCTCGGCCTCAGAGATGTAGGCATCGTAGTTAAAGCCAACAGTAAGATCGAGCGCGATCACGTCGGCTGAGGCAGTGCTCGCGCAAAGCGCCGCCAGTGCTGCGCAGAGCCCGGACATGCGCCCAGGCAGGGAGGTAAATCGAAGCATAGTTCGGTAGGGGTTGGGATTGGGAGAAGGGGGGGATAACAGAACGGCTGACCAATCGGACAACCGGATTACATAACTTGTTTGTTATATGTTAGGTGAATGTCAACCACGCAGATCAGATTAATGTAAATTCCAGCGAGTGGATAAATGAAAGCGCCTATGCCGTTAGAATCTGCTGCTTATTAGTTTGCCCGCAGGCGCACATGGGACACATGCTAAACGGCATGAAAACCCGCGCCGCTGTTCTCCACTCCATGGAACACGCGATGCCCTACCGGGACTCGCTACCCCTCAAAATTGAAACGCTCGAGCTTGAAGCCCCTGACGCTGGCGAGGTGTTGGTCAAGGTCGCCGCAGCGAGCCTTTGCCACTCCGACCTGTCGGTGATCAATGGCTCGCGCCCGCGCGTGATGCCTATGGTAATGGGGCACGAGGCCAGCGGCGTCGTGCAGGAAGTCGGCGCAAACGTGAAGGGCTTTGCCCCGGGCGACCACGTGGTGTTCTCCTACTTTCCGGCCTGCGGCTGCTGCGCGCACTGCGGCTCAGGTCGCGCCGTATTGTGTGAAGACGGCGCGGCGGCCAACGGTGCCGGGACACTGCTCAACGGCGCGCGCAAATTTACCAACGGCGACGGCGAACGCCTGAACCACCACCTCGGCGTATCCGGCTTTAGCGAATACACTGTCGCCGTACCGGAATCCCTAGTGAAGATCGACCCGGAGCTGCCCCTGGAGATCGCAGCGATGTTCGGCTGTGCGGTGCTGACCGGCGTTGGTGCCGTGGTCAACACCGCGAAGGCCGAGCCAGGCAAAAGCGTTGCCGTATTCGGTCTTGGCGGGGTGGGCCTAAGCGCCGTGATGGGTGCCCGGGCAGTCGGCGCGTACCCGATTGTCGCGGTGGACCCCCTGGACGCCAAGCTGGAGCTAGCGAGGCAGGCCGGCGCGACGCACGTCGTCAACGCGCTGGCCGACAACGCCATTGAGGCCGTGCGTGAGATTACCAAAGGCGGGGCCGCGGTCGCGCTGGAGGCAGTCGGCAGCGTCAAGGTGTTGGAAAACGCCTACGCTGCCACGGCGCGAGGCGGGAAAACGGTGTCCATCGGCCTGCCCCACCCCAGCCAGCAGCTGAGCATTTCCGCACTGTCGCTGGTTGCTGAGGAACGGATTCTAATGGGCTCCTACATGGGCTCGGCAGTGCCCAAGCGCGACGTGCCCCGCTTCATCGCGATGTATCAGAATGGCATCTTGCCCGTCAATCAGCTACAATCGAAGCGTATTCGACTGGACGACATCAATGCGGCCTTCGACGACCTGCACCACGGCAAGGAAGTGCGGCAGGTGATTGTCTTCGAATGAATGACCGAACAACGGGGGCTCAACTTCCCCGCGAATCCCAAAAAAATTCGCCGGGCAGTAATTTCCATCCGCAATTCTCGTCTTAAAGGCCTGCAGCACAACCGCCTGATAGAGGATTTCAAAGATTGCCCGGATTGGGAAATTTTGACTTGCGCTCGCGCGCAATCGGGCCCTTTTTAGTCAACTTTACACTGGTTCCAGTGTTACGAAACACAGCTTGGGCCGATAGCTCAATCGGTAGAGCAGTTGCCTTTTAAGCAATTGGTTCTGGGTTCAAGTCCCAGTCGGCCCACCACTTTTCCTCCCCGCAGGCTTGGGCTTGAACTTCGACGCCGTTTGCGTCTGAATGCGCGTTTCACCCATGGTCTTCAATCTAAAGAAAATCCTGCGCGCGCTGTTACTGTCGACCTCCGAACCGCTGTCCATTCGCGACATTCAAGCGGTCATAACCCGCTACCACCAGCAGGCCTCGGACGACCCCGAAGAGCAGCCACCCTCGCCGCCGCCCGGCTCCCGCCCACCGTTTGAGCCCGAGCAGAGCGAGCTGAACGACATCATGGAGCAGGTGCCGACGCTCCTTACCGCCACGCAAATTCGTGACGCGATGGACGCCATTTCCGCCGAGCTGATCGAAAAGCGCGAAGTTTACCGCGTCATCCAGGGCCCAGCGGGCTACCGTATCACGACGTCGCCCGAGTTTGCCGACTGGGTGCGCCTCCTGCGCAATGAAGCCCGCCCGATGCGGCTCTCCCAAGCTGCCATGGAGACCATGGCCATCGTCGCCTACCGCCAACCCGTTACCCGCGCCGAGCTGGAGGCGATTCGCGGCGTCTCGGCCGACGGTGCGATCAACCGCCTGCTGGAGCACGAGCTGGTCGTGGTAACCGGTCGCGCCGATCTGCCCGGCCGCCCGATTCAATACGGCACGACGGATAAATTTCTCGAGTTCATCGGCATCCAGTCGATTGAAGAACTGCCTGCTAGCGACGTGCTGTCGCCAAACCAGATCACGGAATGGATTCGCCAGGCAACGCAGGGCGACCAGGAAATTACTGATCAGGACGTCGGTCTGCCCGCCGAAGACTCCCAGCCTGAACTGCCCGTGGACGACGGCAGCTTCGATGCCGAGCCGGACCCTGCCCCAATTGCGGACGAAGCCAACGTCGACGTCGAAAACGAGGAAGACGAAAGCGAAGCAGACAAGCACGCGGAAGGTAATCAAAGCCTCTGAGCCGGGCCGCCCGACACTAGTCCTATTGAGTCGCTGCCATCGCTGGTGCGGTCGGCATAGCCGGGGCCCAAGCTAATCCACGATCGCCTGGTAAACGAGGCGCTTATAGACATCCATCACGCCGGTGGGCACCTCGGCGCGAATCTGGATCATAATCATCACGACCATTTCCTCTTCCGGGTTCATCCAGACTTGCGTGCCCGCCGCACCGCCCCAGCCAAAGTCGCCCAGCGAACTGAGGCAGCGTGAACGCGCGACATCCGTCACGACCGAAACGCCTAGGCCAAAGCGGAAACACTGCGTGCCGATTTGCAGATCCGGATGCCCCTCGGGCAGATGATCAAGCGTCATCAGCTCCACGCTCTTTCGGCCAAGCAAACGCACACCATCGAGCTCGCCCTTGCGCAGAAGCATCGTCGCAAAACGCAGGTAATCCCGCGTGCTGGAGATCAGGCCGCCGGCCGCGCTGAAGAATTTCTTGGGTCGCACAAAAAGGC from Cerasicoccus sp. TK19100 encodes:
- a CDS encoding zinc-dependent alcohol dehydrogenase family protein — protein: MKTRAAVLHSMEHAMPYRDSLPLKIETLELEAPDAGEVLVKVAAASLCHSDLSVINGSRPRVMPMVMGHEASGVVQEVGANVKGFAPGDHVVFSYFPACGCCAHCGSGRAVLCEDGAAANGAGTLLNGARKFTNGDGERLNHHLGVSGFSEYTVAVPESLVKIDPELPLEIAAMFGCAVLTGVGAVVNTAKAEPGKSVAVFGLGGVGLSAVMGARAVGAYPIVAVDPLDAKLELARQAGATHVVNALADNAIEAVREITKGGAAVALEAVGSVKVLENAYAATARGGKTVSIGLPHPSQQLSISALSLVAEERILMGSYMGSAVPKRDVPRFIAMYQNGILPVNQLQSKRIRLDDINAAFDDLHHGKEVRQVIVFE
- the scpB gene encoding SMC-Scp complex subunit ScpB, which produces MVFNLKKILRALLLSTSEPLSIRDIQAVITRYHQQASDDPEEQPPSPPPGSRPPFEPEQSELNDIMEQVPTLLTATQIRDAMDAISAELIEKREVYRVIQGPAGYRITTSPEFADWVRLLRNEARPMRLSQAAMETMAIVAYRQPVTRAELEAIRGVSADGAINRLLEHELVVVTGRADLPGRPIQYGTTDKFLEFIGIQSIEELPASDVLSPNQITEWIRQATQGDQEITDQDVGLPAEDSQPELPVDDGSFDAEPDPAPIADEANVDVENEEDESEADKHAEGNQSL